From the Carassius carassius chromosome 45, fCarCar2.1, whole genome shotgun sequence genome, one window contains:
- the chsy3 gene encoding LOW QUALITY PROTEIN: chondroitin sulfate synthase 3 (The sequence of the model RefSeq protein was modified relative to this genomic sequence to represent the inferred CDS: inserted 1 base in 1 codon; deleted 2 bases in 1 codon; substituted 1 base at 1 genomic stop codon), producing the protein MALRSRRPLVSFIVGGFLGFTAASWLVVPRVVKISVKNRRSSVCSTYYSSGRAQAKVSGTAHSTSSTIGRQKHLQPLFSSQEGSDEGEQELYGTGNSSGPVPPARFLYVGVMTAQKYLASRAVAAYRTWAFYIPGRVEFFSSEGSEKVSLPTPMPVIPLAGVDDSYPPQKKSFMMLKYMHDHYLDKYEWFMRADDDVYIRGSSNRXLFLRSLNSSKPLYLGQTGLGTREELGKLALEPGENFCMGGPGMIFSREVLRRXGSCLKEMYTTHEDVEKGRCVRRCGGTQCIWSYEVMLVNVPLWHFG; encoded by the exons ATGGCCCTCAGGTCCAGAAGGCCTTTGGTGAGCTTCATCGTGGGGGGTTTTCTTGGCTTCACAGCAGCATCGTGGCTGGTTGTGCCCAGAGTTGTGAAGATCAGTGTGAAGAACAGAAGGTCTTCAGTGTGT AGTACATACTACAGTAGCGGCAGGGCTCAGGCTAAAGTTTCAGGCACCGCCCACAGTACCTCATCTACTATTGGCAGACAGAAGCATCTGCAGCCACTCTTCTCCAGCCAGGAAGGCAGTGATGAAGGTGAACAGGAGCTTTATGGGACAGGGAACAGTAGTGGTCCTGTACCTCCTGCTAGATTCTTGTATGTGGGGGTCATGACAGCTCAGAAGTATCTGGCCTCAAGGGCTGTGGCTGCCTACAGGACATGGGCCTTCTACATCCCCGGGCGGGTGGAGTTCTTCTCCAGTGAGGGCTCTGAGAAGGTCTCCCTGCCAACTCCAATGCCTGTCATTCCTCTGGCAGGTGTTGATGATTCATACCCTCCGCAGAAGAAATCTTTCATGATGCTGAAGTACATGCATGACCATTATTTGGATAAATACGAGTGGTTTATGCGGGCTGATGATGATGTCTACATTAGAG gctcctcgaatcgatAATTGTTTCTTCGTTCACTCAACAGCAGTAAACCGCTGTATCTGGGTCAGACAGGTCTTGGTACTAGAGAGGAGCTGGGTAAATTGGCCCTGGAGCCTGGAGAGAACTTCTGTATGGGTGGTCCAGGGATGATTTTTAGCCGAGAAGTTCTCCGCA ATGGCTCCTGTCTCAAAGAGATGTACACTACTCATGAAGATGTGGAGAAAGGACGTTGCGTCAGGCGTTGTGGAGGGACCCAGTGCATCTGGTCATATGAGGTAATGCTGGTTAATGTCCCCCTGTGGCATTTTGGTTGA